A single Blastopirellula retiformator DNA region contains:
- a CDS encoding TraR/DksA family transcriptional regulator, giving the protein MGKSRTDFIDKTKEILLKRRDALRKALAGDLSMLKELEQTAGDVVDFALDSAQDELSSQLAEVESRELAQIDKALERIRGGSFGECEGCGCKIPVARLQALPYATLCIKCQRELEELGEDGVSWLQNSDEVSI; this is encoded by the coding sequence ATGGGTAAATCACGAACGGACTTCATTGACAAGACGAAGGAGATCTTGTTGAAGCGCCGCGACGCACTCCGCAAGGCTCTCGCGGGCGACTTGAGCATGTTGAAAGAGCTTGAGCAAACCGCTGGAGACGTCGTCGATTTCGCGCTCGACAGCGCTCAAGACGAATTGAGTTCGCAACTGGCCGAAGTCGAAAGTCGCGAATTGGCGCAAATTGACAAAGCGCTCGAGCGGATTCGGGGCGGTTCCTTCGGCGAATGCGAAGGTTGCGGCTGCAAGATTCCGGTCGCTCGCCTGCAAGCGCTCCCCTACGCTACGCTCTGCATCAAGTGCCAACGCGAGTTGGAAGAACTGGGCGAAGATGGCGTCAGCTGGCTCCAGAACTCTGACGAAGTCTCGATCTAA
- a CDS encoding S1C family serine protease — MNTHKSRMTLAIVATLLLCVPFSSLALSQEQAVSPRDQLRQAILAEVAEIETHGNLLKKVCRYVRPSVVHIEARKKEGESLAYGGSIVDEAGSGVIILHNKKHYILTNRHVISQAANQDIKIHLDDGRILRPTQVWTDRETDVAAMAVEADRLVPAQVANSSDVEIGEFVLAVGSPFGLSQSVTYGIISAKGRRDLQLGRQGLKFQNFMQTDAAINPGNSGGPLLNMRGEVIGINTAIASNSGGNDGIGFTIPINSALNIARQMIDDGKVSRAFLGVVLDSQYDSKKAEMLGLPMAKGTRVNGVTEGSPADAAGILVGDVIVRFNNQEIEDDSHLVNVVSLSPLGVKLPVDLYRDGKLMVVELELAVRDSSVK, encoded by the coding sequence ATGAACACGCACAAATCCCGTATGACTCTCGCGATCGTCGCGACCCTGCTGTTGTGCGTACCATTCTCCAGTCTCGCGCTTTCCCAAGAACAAGCGGTATCGCCGCGCGATCAACTCCGTCAGGCGATTCTGGCGGAAGTGGCCGAGATCGAAACGCATGGCAACCTGCTGAAAAAGGTCTGTCGCTACGTCCGTCCTTCGGTCGTGCATATCGAAGCGCGGAAGAAAGAAGGGGAGTCGCTCGCCTATGGCGGCAGCATCGTTGACGAAGCCGGCTCCGGCGTCATCATTCTCCACAACAAGAAGCATTACATCCTGACCAATCGCCACGTGATCAGTCAGGCCGCCAATCAAGATATCAAGATCCATCTCGACGACGGCCGCATCTTGCGCCCGACGCAAGTCTGGACCGATCGCGAAACCGACGTCGCCGCCATGGCGGTCGAAGCCGATCGTCTGGTGCCGGCCCAAGTCGCCAATAGCTCGGATGTCGAGATCGGCGAGTTCGTTCTGGCGGTCGGCAGTCCGTTTGGACTCAGCCAATCGGTTACGTATGGCATCATCAGCGCCAAGGGGCGTCGCGATCTGCAATTAGGTCGCCAAGGTTTGAAGTTTCAGAACTTCATGCAGACCGACGCCGCCATCAATCCCGGCAACAGCGGCGGTCCGCTGCTCAACATGCGGGGCGAAGTGATCGGCATCAATACGGCGATCGCCAGCAACTCGGGGGGCAACGACGGCATCGGCTTTACGATTCCGATCAACTCGGCGCTCAACATCGCTCGGCAGATGATCGACGACGGCAAAGTCTCGCGGGCCTTTCTGGGAGTCGTGCTCGACTCGCAGTACGACAGCAAGAAGGCCGAGATGTTGGGTCTGCCGATGGCGAAGGGAACCCGCGTTAACGGCGTGACCGAAGGTTCGCCAGCCGACGCGGCCGGCATCCTGGTCGGCGACGTCATTGTGCGGTTCAACAACCAAGAAATCGAAGACGACTCGCACCTGGTCAACGTCGTCAGTCTGTCGCCGCTAGGCGTCAAGCTGCCGGTCGATCTCTACCGCGATGGCAAGCTGATGGTTGTCGAACTGGAACTAGCCGTCCGCGACTCGTCGGTGAAGTAG
- a CDS encoding NAD(P)H-hydrate dehydratase has translation MDRSHRKDDASVALPRLQQRKTNSHKGDYGRVLAIGGSPGMSGSISLTGVASLRCGAGLTTIATPKSVQPLVAQVEPSCMTIALPEDRSGLLPMHARDQIAKVAKNSDVVAVGPGLGRSHGLDMLVQDIYCDLKTPMVVDADAINALGSRENPLAEPGGPRVLTPHPGEFRRLARDRELPKGRWTDVAADMAKRNGVVLVLKGHRTTVTDGEQVYSNETGNPGMATAGAGDVLTGVIAALLGQGISAFEAAQLGVYLHGLAGDLAAKTIGGDGMIASDLLDYLESAFQQHRRRR, from the coding sequence ATGGATCGCTCTCACCGCAAAGACGACGCGTCAGTCGCCTTGCCCCGTCTGCAACAGCGCAAGACCAACAGCCACAAGGGAGACTATGGTCGCGTGCTGGCCATCGGCGGTTCGCCGGGCATGTCCGGCTCGATCTCGCTGACCGGCGTCGCTTCGCTCCGCTGCGGCGCGGGACTGACGACGATCGCGACTCCCAAAAGCGTCCAGCCGCTGGTCGCGCAGGTCGAACCTTCCTGCATGACGATCGCGCTGCCCGAAGATCGCAGTGGCCTCTTGCCGATGCATGCCCGCGATCAAATCGCCAAGGTTGCAAAAAATTCGGACGTGGTTGCCGTTGGTCCGGGACTGGGGCGTTCGCATGGTTTGGACATGCTCGTGCAAGATATCTACTGCGATCTGAAGACGCCGATGGTGGTCGACGCCGATGCGATTAACGCGCTCGGCTCGCGCGAAAATCCGCTGGCCGAACCAGGCGGTCCGCGCGTGTTGACGCCGCATCCCGGCGAATTCCGCCGTTTGGCCCGCGATCGCGAATTGCCGAAAGGCCGCTGGACCGACGTCGCCGCCGATATGGCCAAACGAAACGGCGTCGTTCTCGTCCTAAAGGGGCATCGTACCACGGTGACCGATGGCGAGCAGGTTTACTCCAACGAGACCGGCAACCCCGGCATGGCGACTGCCGGCGCAGGGGATGTTCTGACAGGCGTCATTGCCGCGCTATTAGGGCAAGGGATTTCCGCATTCGAAGCCGCGCAGCTGGGCGTTTATCTGCATGGGCTGGCTGGCGATCTAGCGGCTAAAACGATTGGCGGCGATGGGATGATCGCATCGGATTTGCTCGACTATTTAGAGTCCGCCTTTCAGCAGCACCGACGTCGGCGTTAA
- a CDS encoding MJ0042-type zinc finger domain-containing protein, which produces MEILKFACTSCSAQLQAAASAAGDSFTCPHCEHSLRVPQPDAVGVIRSGGRDNEETEAVVCPLCNTRVTIQSADLGKKVKCPDCETAFVAKAPAKKLPPKPQTTDDDDFYSLKEETHDDSASKQMAARYFEEAERQAKVERERHTYADKPYQKAVEQTAATAYEAEPYAEKKRESLTPEDYDPRATRVKNPVSLAPDAIKTDFKFFCEVQFLTRWIVAALGMAVVLYTGINAMLVRINVTDGIGGFGAYLTSFVLSALTVVIGAIVLVYLASAFMNISTSIASGVAHLVWPETPAFERIMETVFFVIALMMALLPSGLVSALISPYLGVPLGGLSFVLFPYFYLSLLDSGTPLVPLSSSILAAVGRKLHKWILFYMVTGAVLAVVLVAMGIGYFFCGEEYQYVKYMVLPAGVLTTGYALFYAVWLGKLGWECSQDVGETPENAADG; this is translated from the coding sequence ATGGAAATCTTGAAATTCGCCTGTACTTCCTGCAGCGCCCAATTGCAGGCCGCCGCTTCGGCCGCCGGGGACTCGTTTACTTGTCCGCATTGCGAACATTCGCTGCGCGTGCCGCAGCCGGACGCGGTCGGCGTGATTCGCTCGGGCGGGCGCGACAATGAGGAGACCGAAGCGGTCGTCTGTCCGCTTTGCAACACGCGGGTCACGATCCAGTCGGCCGACTTGGGCAAGAAGGTGAAGTGCCCCGACTGCGAGACGGCGTTTGTGGCCAAGGCGCCGGCCAAGAAACTGCCCCCCAAACCGCAGACGACGGATGACGACGACTTCTACTCGCTGAAGGAAGAGACGCACGACGACAGCGCTTCGAAACAGATGGCGGCCCGCTACTTTGAAGAAGCGGAGCGTCAGGCCAAAGTTGAACGCGAACGCCACACCTACGCCGACAAGCCCTATCAGAAAGCGGTCGAGCAAACGGCGGCGACCGCGTACGAAGCGGAGCCGTATGCCGAGAAGAAGCGGGAGAGCCTGACGCCGGAGGACTACGATCCGCGGGCGACGCGGGTGAAGAACCCGGTTTCGCTGGCGCCCGATGCGATCAAGACCGATTTCAAGTTTTTTTGCGAAGTCCAATTTCTGACGCGGTGGATCGTGGCGGCGTTGGGGATGGCGGTCGTGCTGTATACCGGAATCAACGCGATGTTGGTTCGAATCAACGTCACCGATGGGATTGGCGGCTTTGGCGCCTACTTGACCAGCTTTGTGCTATCGGCTTTGACGGTGGTGATTGGCGCGATCGTGCTGGTCTATCTCGCTTCGGCGTTCATGAACATTTCGACGTCAATCGCCAGCGGGGTCGCCCATTTGGTATGGCCCGAGACCCCAGCGTTTGAGCGGATCATGGAGACCGTCTTTTTCGTCATTGCATTGATGATGGCGCTGTTGCCGTCCGGGCTGGTCAGCGCCCTGATTTCGCCCTACTTGGGCGTGCCGCTGGGGGGGCTCAGCTTTGTGCTGTTTCCCTACTTCTATTTGTCGCTGCTTGACTCCGGCACGCCGCTGGTTCCGCTCAGCAGTTCGATTCTGGCCGCCGTCGGACGCAAACTACACAAATGGATTTTGTTCTACATGGTGACCGGCGCCGTGCTGGCAGTGGTCCTGGTAGCGATGGGGATCGGGTACTTTTTTTGCGGCGAAGAGTACCAGTACGTGAAATATATGGTGCTGCCGGCTGGGGTGCTGACGACCGGATACGCCCTGTTTTACGCCGTTTGGCTCGGAAAACTGGGGTGGGAGTGCTCGCAGGACGTCGGCGAAACGCCTGAGAATGCCGCTGACGGCTGA
- a CDS encoding DHH family phosphoesterase has product MSDINIDWKKLGEAIAPYQRFLLTSHVRPDCDALGSELGMAALLRQMGKEALIVNASETPPHLSFIDPTGEVRVLGRDVTAAALEGTFDALMVVDTGAWIQLAEMGEVLKAFAGPKFVLDHHVSEDDLGAEVFKDSTAEATGRLIYEAAEAWGLSLDPQTASQLFTAIATDTGWFRFSSVTSGTYRAIAGLVDAGASPAAVYADLYERDRLARVLLRGRILAKVNVISDGRLAYSTAESSDFELTGSTTSDTEDAINMMLVIQGVKAAVLFIELPDGGIKASFRSRSALDVSQVAANFGGGGHKMAAGATLSTTLTKAMESVLPVMQQGLG; this is encoded by the coding sequence ATGAGCGACATCAACATCGACTGGAAAAAATTGGGCGAAGCGATCGCTCCGTACCAACGCTTTCTGCTGACCAGCCACGTACGCCCCGACTGCGACGCCCTCGGCAGCGAATTGGGAATGGCGGCGCTGCTGCGGCAGATGGGGAAAGAAGCGTTGATCGTCAACGCTTCCGAAACCCCGCCGCATCTCTCGTTTATCGACCCCACCGGCGAAGTTCGCGTATTGGGTCGCGACGTCACCGCCGCGGCGCTCGAAGGAACCTTCGACGCGCTAATGGTCGTCGATACCGGCGCCTGGATTCAACTGGCCGAAATGGGCGAGGTGCTCAAAGCGTTCGCTGGCCCCAAGTTCGTCCTGGATCATCACGTCAGCGAAGATGATCTGGGCGCCGAGGTCTTCAAAGACTCGACCGCCGAAGCGACCGGCCGGTTGATCTACGAAGCGGCCGAGGCCTGGGGACTTTCGCTCGACCCGCAAACCGCCTCGCAGCTGTTCACCGCCATCGCCACCGATACCGGCTGGTTCCGTTTTAGCTCGGTCACCAGCGGCACCTATCGCGCGATCGCCGGCCTGGTCGACGCTGGCGCCTCGCCGGCCGCCGTCTACGCCGATCTCTACGAACGGGATCGGTTGGCCCGCGTGCTGTTGCGGGGACGTATCCTGGCGAAGGTGAACGTCATCTCCGACGGCCGACTCGCCTACAGCACCGCCGAGTCATCCGACTTCGAGTTGACCGGTTCGACCACCAGCGATACCGAAGATGCGATCAACATGATGCTGGTCATCCAGGGGGTCAAAGCGGCGGTCCTGTTTATCGAACTTCCCGACGGCGGCATCAAAGCGAGCTTCCGCAGCCGCTCGGCGCTCGACGTCTCGCAAGTCGCCGCCAACTTCGGCGGCGGCGGCCACAAGATGGCGGCCGGCGCCACGCTGTCGACCACGCTCACCAAAGCGATGGAAAGCGTCCTGCCGGTGATGCAGCAAGGTTTGGGTTAA
- a CDS encoding transposase, whose protein sequence is MPQSLARIWCHLIFSTKRRQAFFRDEGIRTELHAYLATCLTSSDCEPKIVGGAEDHVHLLFLLSRTTTLADIVAKVKAASSKWLKSKGAGYHDFGWQAGYGVFSVSESKVPDVVDYIRNQVEHHRRFDFQAEFREICRRHGVELDERFVWD, encoded by the coding sequence ATGCCGCAATCGCTGGCGCGCATCTGGTGTCATCTCATATTCTCGACGAAACGTCGCCAGGCGTTCTTTCGCGATGAGGGAATTCGAACAGAGCTTCACGCCTATCTCGCAACCTGCCTAACCAGTTCCGATTGCGAACCGAAAATCGTCGGCGGCGCTGAAGATCACGTCCACCTTTTGTTCCTGTTGTCGCGAACGACGACGTTGGCAGATATCGTCGCCAAGGTGAAGGCCGCGTCTTCGAAATGGTTGAAGTCGAAAGGGGCCGGGTATCACGATTTCGGTTGGCAGGCGGGATACGGCGTTTTTTCGGTGAGCGAATCGAAGGTTCCTGATGTTGTCGACTACATCCGAAATCAAGTCGAGCACCACCGTCGATTCGATTTTCAAGCGGAGTTTCGCGAGATCTGTCGACGGCATGGTGTGGAGTTGGACGAACGTTTCGTCTGGGATTAG
- the larB gene encoding nickel pincer cofactor biosynthesis protein LarB gives MNRSEMEKLAKSLRAGRVSLPDFIDQIAQMATPEPAAKTAPLQGASLDLDRSGRCGFPEVVYGEGKSAETILEIFQRQQEAGQSCMATRIDAEKGAAIVAKLDGATYNPVGRTVRLGSAGQPSQGKVGLITAGSSDLPVAEEARETLLWMNVDVTTIHDVGVAGPHRLPERIGELADCDAVIVVAGMEGALPSVVGGYLACPVIATPTSVGYGASFGGVAALLGMLNSCASNVTVVNIDAGFRAAYNAGIIATRRRR, from the coding sequence ATGAACCGCAGCGAAATGGAAAAACTAGCGAAATCGCTCCGTGCCGGACGCGTTTCGCTTCCCGACTTTATTGATCAAATCGCCCAGATGGCGACGCCGGAGCCGGCTGCCAAGACCGCTCCGCTGCAAGGCGCTTCGCTCGACCTCGACCGCTCGGGCCGATGCGGATTTCCGGAGGTCGTCTATGGCGAAGGCAAATCGGCCGAAACGATCCTGGAGATCTTTCAGCGTCAGCAGGAAGCCGGACAGTCGTGCATGGCGACCCGCATCGACGCTGAAAAAGGCGCCGCCATCGTCGCCAAGTTGGACGGCGCGACCTACAACCCGGTCGGACGAACGGTTCGCCTAGGCAGCGCCGGTCAACCGTCGCAAGGGAAGGTCGGTTTGATCACCGCCGGCTCTAGCGACTTGCCGGTTGCCGAAGAGGCCCGCGAGACGTTGTTATGGATGAACGTCGATGTGACGACGATCCATGACGTCGGCGTCGCCGGACCCCACCGTCTGCCGGAGCGCATTGGCGAGCTTGCCGATTGCGATGCGGTCATCGTCGTCGCCGGCATGGAAGGGGCGTTGCCCAGCGTGGTCGGCGGCTATCTCGCTTGTCCTGTGATTGCGACTCCTACCAGCGTCGGCTACGGCGCTAGTTTCGGCGGAGTCGCGGCTCTTCTCGGGATGCTCAACAGTTGCGCCTCGAACGTCACGGTGGTAAACATCGACGCCGGATTTCGAGCCGCTTACAACGCAGGAATCATCGCGACGCGTCGGCGTCGCTAA
- a CDS encoding nucleoside hydrolase, translated as MARKVIIDCDPGIDDAVALMVALFDAELDVVAVTSTAGNVPADQAGRNLQGLVERLDPPRRPRIGVGTGPKTAPPVDGTDLNGTDGLANLELVVSSLHQRHPAEKLICDEIRAAPEEVTLVALGPMTNIARALQRDPMIAAQIGRIVIMGGAYNGIGNVTPAAEFNCHFDAMAARTVFKSRTTKTLIPLDVTRQAAFALDLLDQLPNIESSPASQLLHQLIPFVYRSHRQSLGIEGIYLHDAVALAAVLHPEFFEMEEMAGDVETTGEITLGATVFDRREHRAWATNMEVASKIDVPRVQDCVIQGLRAAIRGT; from the coding sequence ATGGCCAGGAAGGTTATCATTGACTGCGATCCCGGGATCGACGACGCCGTCGCCCTGATGGTCGCCCTGTTCGACGCTGAATTGGACGTGGTTGCGGTCACCTCGACCGCCGGCAATGTCCCAGCCGATCAGGCAGGACGCAATCTACAGGGCCTGGTCGAGCGTCTTGATCCGCCCCGTCGCCCCCGCATCGGGGTAGGTACGGGACCGAAAACGGCGCCGCCGGTCGACGGAACCGACCTGAACGGGACCGATGGCTTGGCCAACTTAGAACTGGTCGTCTCTTCGCTACACCAGCGGCACCCGGCCGAGAAACTGATCTGTGACGAGATACGGGCCGCGCCCGAAGAAGTGACGCTGGTCGCTTTGGGCCCGATGACCAACATCGCCCGAGCCCTGCAGCGCGATCCGATGATCGCCGCCCAAATCGGCCGCATCGTCATCATGGGGGGCGCGTACAACGGCATCGGCAACGTCACCCCAGCCGCCGAGTTCAATTGCCACTTCGATGCGATGGCGGCCCGGACCGTCTTCAAGTCGCGCACCACCAAGACGCTGATTCCGCTCGACGTCACCCGTCAGGCGGCGTTTGCTCTCGACCTGCTCGATCAACTGCCGAACATCGAATCTTCGCCGGCGTCGCAGTTGCTGCATCAATTGATTCCGTTCGTCTATCGCAGCCATCGTCAGTCGCTGGGGATCGAGGGGATTTATTTGCATGACGCCGTCGCACTGGCGGCGGTGCTGCATCCCGAGTTCTTCGAGATGGAAGAGATGGCCGGCGACGTCGAAACGACCGGCGAGATCACCTTGGGCGCCACTGTCTTCGATCGCCGCGAACATCGCGCCTGGGCGACCAACATGGAAGTCGCCTCGAAGATCGATGTTCCCCGGGTGCAGGATTGCGTCATTCAAGGACTACGCGCCGCGATTCGGGGAACGTAG
- a CDS encoding bifunctional riboflavin kinase/FAD synthetase, which yields MRLLHDLEHVPSEILGGALTIGNFDGVHRGHARIVEAIRRQARAVQGPTIVFTFDPHPVRLLRPQQTPPPLTWTRRKAQLLAQLGVDAMIAYPTDRALLELSAEDFFQQIVVDKLQAKAMVEGPNFYFGRDRRGNTQLLGELCQQHALELEIVQPLELPGDAEIISSSRVRQAIAAGEIETARRMLTEPYRLRGMVTHGAGRGNTLGFATANLEAIDTIVPAHGVYAGYVVRKELTHAAAIHIGPNPTFGEGHPKVEAHLLDFEGSLYGEPLELAFLARLRDVRTFDDAEQLTSQIHQDVEAVKRAYSDWLTPDVREETK from the coding sequence GTGCGTTTGCTGCACGATCTCGAGCACGTTCCGTCCGAAATTCTGGGCGGCGCGCTCACCATCGGAAACTTTGACGGCGTCCATCGCGGACATGCCCGGATCGTCGAGGCGATCCGCCGGCAAGCGCGCGCCGTGCAAGGCCCGACGATCGTCTTCACGTTCGACCCGCATCCGGTGCGTCTGCTGCGGCCACAGCAAACGCCGCCGCCGCTGACCTGGACGCGCCGCAAAGCGCAACTGCTGGCGCAACTGGGGGTCGACGCGATGATCGCCTATCCAACCGATCGCGCTCTGCTAGAACTCTCGGCCGAAGACTTCTTTCAACAGATCGTCGTCGACAAGCTGCAAGCCAAAGCGATGGTCGAAGGGCCGAACTTCTACTTCGGCCGCGACCGCCGCGGCAACACCCAACTGCTGGGCGAACTTTGTCAGCAACATGCGCTGGAACTCGAAATCGTACAGCCGCTCGAGCTGCCCGGCGACGCCGAGATCATTTCCAGCAGTCGCGTCCGTCAGGCGATCGCCGCCGGCGAAATCGAAACCGCGCGGCGAATGCTGACCGAACCTTATCGCCTGCGGGGCATGGTGACGCATGGCGCTGGCCGCGGTAACACGCTGGGGTTCGCCACCGCCAACCTGGAGGCGATCGATACCATCGTGCCGGCGCATGGCGTCTATGCCGGCTATGTCGTGCGGAAAGAACTGACGCATGCCGCCGCGATTCACATCGGACCCAATCCAACTTTCGGCGAGGGGCATCCGAAAGTCGAAGCGCACCTGTTAGATTTTGAAGGCTCGCTGTATGGCGAGCCGCTCGAGTTGGCGTTCCTGGCTCGATTGCGTGACGTGCGCACCTTTGACGATGCAGAGCAATTAACCAGTCAGATACATCAAGACGTCGAAGCGGTGAAGCGTGCGTACAGCGATTGGCTGACGCCCGACGTCAGGGAAGAAACGAAATGA
- a CDS encoding MBL fold metallo-hydrolase, protein MLPRREIFPNVIEMNFQAGHLLGCNVYLIFDENEWIMIDIGYEEVVDEIVELVRQLDFPLSQCKTLIATHADVDHIQGLAKTKQLLGTTITSHPLAVKPLESGDKLITFAEIAAQDIHLEMPMVQIEHQIEDGDVVTVGKLKLEVWHTPGHTDSQLSFRMGDLLFSGDNIYRDGCVGAIDAHHGSDIPAFIKSLKRIRESDVKWLLPSHGPIFKKDDALLDKTIARLESYQHMADFGTCAVDWPLMDEWEDEIIEGKGPQ, encoded by the coding sequence ATGCTGCCGCGGCGCGAGATTTTTCCGAACGTCATCGAGATGAACTTTCAGGCGGGCCATCTGCTGGGCTGTAACGTCTATCTCATCTTTGATGAGAACGAATGGATCATGATTGATATCGGCTACGAGGAAGTGGTCGACGAGATTGTCGAACTGGTCCGCCAGCTCGATTTCCCGCTGTCGCAATGCAAGACGTTGATCGCCACCCATGCCGACGTCGACCATATCCAGGGCCTGGCCAAGACGAAGCAACTGCTCGGCACGACGATCACTTCGCATCCGCTGGCGGTCAAGCCGCTGGAATCAGGGGACAAGCTGATCACCTTCGCTGAGATCGCCGCCCAGGATATCCACCTCGAGATGCCGATGGTGCAGATCGAGCATCAGATCGAAGATGGCGACGTCGTCACCGTCGGCAAGCTGAAGTTGGAAGTCTGGCACACGCCCGGCCATACCGACAGCCAACTCAGCTTCCGCATGGGCGACTTGCTCTTCTCCGGCGACAACATCTACCGCGACGGTTGCGTCGGCGCCATCGACGCCCACCATGGCAGCGACATTCCGGCGTTCATCAAGTCGCTAAAAAGAATTCGCGAAAGCGACGTCAAATGGCTGCTTCCCAGCCATGGTCCGATCTTCAAGAAGGACGACGCTTTGCTCGACAAGACGATCGCCCGGCTCGAGTCGTATCAGCACATGGCCGACTTCGGCACCTGCGCCGTCGACTGGCCGCTGATGGACGAGTGGGAAGACGAAATCATCGAAGGGAAGGGGCCTCAGTAA
- the trpD gene encoding anthranilate phosphoribosyltransferase has product MGNEAIWNELEAGRDLTVDQMAAAIDEIMQGAWPDDQIARLLTGINAKGPAVDELAGAAIAMRRNMTAIQTDRTDVIDTCGTGGDGSGTFNISTAAAIVTAAAGVPVAKHGNRSVTSKTGSADVLAKLGVNIEATVPQIERCLNKIGICFCFAPLAHQSMRHVSAVRKSLGVPTIFNLLGPLCNPAQAQYQLLGVGRPGMRDPMAAAVLKLGVRRAVLVTGEDGLDEVTLTGKTHVTLAADDQLAKWDWSPSDFDIPVDSLETMKVADPEESATMIRRVLNKEKCPSRDIVVLNAAAAIWTAEKASSPNEAAAMADVAIDSGAALAKLQQLAELSHKGA; this is encoded by the coding sequence ATGGGAAACGAAGCGATCTGGAACGAACTGGAAGCGGGCCGCGATTTGACGGTCGACCAAATGGCGGCGGCGATCGACGAGATCATGCAGGGCGCTTGGCCGGATGACCAGATTGCCCGGCTGTTGACCGGCATCAACGCCAAAGGTCCGGCCGTCGACGAACTGGCGGGCGCCGCGATCGCGATGCGGCGGAACATGACCGCGATTCAGACCGACCGGACCGACGTGATCGACACCTGCGGCACCGGCGGCGACGGCAGCGGCACCTTCAACATCAGCACCGCCGCGGCAATTGTGACGGCGGCCGCCGGAGTTCCGGTCGCCAAGCATGGCAATCGCAGCGTCACCAGCAAGACCGGCAGCGCCGACGTACTGGCCAAGCTGGGCGTGAACATCGAAGCGACCGTGCCGCAGATCGAACGCTGCCTGAACAAGATCGGCATCTGTTTCTGTTTCGCCCCGCTGGCGCATCAATCGATGCGTCACGTCTCGGCGGTTCGCAAGAGTTTGGGCGTGCCGACGATCTTCAATCTGTTGGGCCCGCTCTGCAATCCCGCCCAAGCGCAGTACCAATTGCTCGGCGTTGGCCGACCTGGCATGCGCGATCCGATGGCGGCCGCAGTGCTGAAGCTCGGCGTGCGCCGTGCGGTTTTAGTGACCGGCGAAGATGGCTTGGACGAAGTGACCCTGACCGGCAAGACGCATGTGACGCTCGCCGCCGACGATCAGCTTGCGAAATGGGACTGGAGCCCCAGCGACTTTGACATTCCGGTTGACAGTCTTGAGACGATGAAGGTCGCCGATCCGGAAGAAAGCGCCACGATGATTCGTCGCGTCTTAAACAAAGAGAAGTGCCCATCGCGCGACATCGTCGTCCTGAACGCCGCCGCCGCCATCTGGACCGCCGAAAAAGCAAGCAGCCCCAACGAAGCCGCCGCCATGGCCGACGTAGCGATCGACAGCGGCGCGGCGCTGGCCAAGCTGCAGCAGTTGGCGGAGCTTTCGCACAAGGGCGCGTAA